In a single window of the Nocardioides sp. L-11A genome:
- a CDS encoding glycosyltransferase, protein MPTSASLLEALDQRLRAVAPHLLEEVPPPTGVPTIDGVQVLEALVDRLRARTDSADVWLVVAALTAQLPTSDLVRMVRRRLGLLAKRDVVIWLLNLAASTMGTSDADTEIEVITDRPIVDVDFSARSDLLTGIQRVVRQLVPRWDGDHEIELVRWDDSKAFTALSEEERGRVRASSGRAADGSGDRRRRIIPWGAPVLLLEVPFMEEGRRLAGLAEFSPSPVGIIGYDCIPVVSAELVTEKDREKFAEYLELVKYVDVVAGISTSAAAEFAGFVSALPAQGIDGPRIVTCGLPTTVKVASDRASVELPLPEVLCVGTVDRRKNQIVLVEAAEHLWRAGERFRLRLIGPISGQDDESRLLIESLVEAGRPLSVDKEVSDADLDAAYRSARMVVFPTRHEGFGLPVAEALSYGVPVVTSDFGSTREIAEGNGAILVDPVDVGAVMSAIRALLTDDELHARLVHEARSRDTRSWDDYAAELWQVLVP, encoded by the coding sequence ATGCCGACCAGTGCGAGCCTGCTCGAGGCGCTCGACCAGCGCCTGCGTGCAGTGGCTCCTCATCTGCTCGAGGAGGTTCCGCCGCCCACGGGTGTGCCGACGATCGACGGCGTGCAGGTCCTCGAAGCATTGGTCGACCGGCTCCGGGCACGAACCGACTCAGCGGATGTGTGGCTCGTCGTCGCGGCCCTCACCGCACAGCTGCCGACGTCCGACCTCGTCCGGATGGTTCGCCGACGGCTCGGGCTGCTCGCGAAGCGAGACGTCGTGATCTGGCTGTTGAACCTCGCTGCGTCCACGATGGGAACATCGGACGCCGATACCGAGATCGAGGTCATCACCGACCGTCCCATCGTGGACGTCGACTTCAGCGCGCGGAGCGATCTGCTGACGGGCATCCAGCGGGTCGTCCGACAGCTCGTCCCCCGCTGGGACGGCGACCACGAGATCGAGCTGGTGCGCTGGGACGACAGCAAGGCGTTCACTGCCCTGTCTGAGGAGGAGCGTGGTCGCGTCCGCGCTTCATCCGGGCGTGCCGCTGACGGCTCGGGCGATCGTCGGCGTCGGATCATCCCGTGGGGCGCCCCGGTCCTGCTGCTGGAGGTGCCGTTCATGGAGGAGGGGCGACGCCTGGCAGGATTGGCGGAGTTCTCCCCGAGCCCGGTCGGCATCATCGGCTATGACTGCATCCCCGTGGTCAGCGCCGAGCTGGTGACGGAGAAGGATCGCGAGAAGTTCGCCGAGTACCTCGAGCTCGTGAAGTACGTCGACGTCGTCGCGGGCATCAGTACCAGCGCCGCGGCGGAGTTCGCCGGCTTCGTGTCGGCGTTGCCGGCTCAGGGGATCGACGGACCGCGGATCGTGACGTGCGGGCTTCCGACGACCGTGAAGGTCGCCTCGGACCGTGCGTCGGTGGAGCTGCCTCTCCCGGAGGTGCTCTGCGTCGGCACCGTGGACCGCCGCAAGAACCAGATCGTCCTCGTCGAGGCCGCCGAGCATCTGTGGCGTGCCGGTGAGAGGTTCCGGTTGCGCCTGATCGGACCCATCAGCGGTCAGGACGACGAGTCGCGTCTGCTCATCGAGAGCCTGGTCGAGGCGGGCCGACCGCTGTCGGTCGACAAGGAGGTCTCGGACGCCGATCTCGACGCTGCGTATCGTTCCGCGCGGATGGTCGTCTTCCCGACCCGGCACGAGGGGTTCGGTCTCCCGGTCGCCGAGGCGCTCTCCTACGGCGTCCCCGTGGTCACGTCCGACTTCGGGAGCACTCGAGAGATCGCCGAGGGCAACGGCGCGATCCTGGTCGACCCTGTCGACGTCGGCGCCGTGATGTCGGCGATTCGGGCTCTCCTGACCGATGACGAGCTCCATGCCCGGCTCGTGCACGAGGCGCGGTCGCGGGACACCCGGTCGTGGGACGACTACGCCGCAGAGCTTTGGCAGGTGTTGGTGCCGTGA
- a CDS encoding FkbM family methyltransferase: protein MADGIFVSYAQNGEDVLLWRALGHVRNGRYVDVGAWDAVEHSVTKAFYDRGWRGVNVEPVPELAESIRQARPADLVVQAAVTSDEAAELVLHRVHQPGAERDVTGLSTLVADVAARHAVDDRFVVDDITVPTVTLSALFESELLGDTVHFLKVDVEGAEADVLGSIDFSRHRPWVVVVEATEPLSTEPSHEPWEGLLLGAGYEFAIFDGLSRYYVAAEQSEVKRALSYPVCVFDEYTTAREIRQGEELAGIRAAHAEAIDRGRELWEDVVHWRGVALESWAQGFKERERLTNRLKVVKERNADRNLAHKKKVRELRDRIDRIEHSSSWRVTRPLRWARSKASSR from the coding sequence GTGGCTGATGGCATCTTCGTCTCCTATGCCCAGAACGGTGAGGACGTCCTGCTCTGGCGGGCGCTCGGACACGTGAGGAACGGGCGCTATGTCGATGTCGGTGCGTGGGACGCCGTCGAGCACTCGGTCACCAAGGCGTTCTACGACCGCGGGTGGCGCGGGGTCAACGTGGAACCGGTGCCGGAGCTCGCCGAGAGCATCCGACAGGCCCGGCCGGCCGATCTGGTCGTCCAGGCAGCGGTGACGTCCGACGAGGCTGCCGAGCTGGTGCTCCACCGCGTCCACCAACCGGGAGCGGAGCGCGATGTCACGGGCCTGTCGACGCTGGTCGCCGACGTCGCAGCCCGTCATGCCGTCGATGACCGCTTCGTCGTCGACGACATCACCGTCCCGACCGTCACCCTGTCGGCGCTGTTCGAGTCCGAGCTGCTCGGAGACACGGTGCATTTCCTGAAGGTGGACGTCGAGGGCGCGGAGGCCGACGTCCTCGGGTCGATCGACTTCTCCCGTCATCGACCGTGGGTCGTCGTCGTCGAGGCCACGGAGCCGCTCTCGACCGAGCCGTCCCACGAGCCCTGGGAGGGTCTGCTGCTCGGGGCCGGTTACGAGTTCGCCATCTTCGACGGGCTCTCGCGCTACTACGTCGCTGCGGAGCAGAGCGAGGTCAAGCGCGCTCTGAGCTACCCGGTCTGCGTGTTCGACGAGTACACGACCGCGCGCGAGATTCGACAGGGCGAGGAGCTCGCCGGGATCCGCGCGGCACATGCCGAGGCGATCGACCGCGGTCGTGAGCTCTGGGAGGACGTCGTGCACTGGCGAGGAGTCGCGCTGGAGTCGTGGGCGCAGGGCTTCAAGGAGCGCGAGCGCCTGACCAACCGGCTCAAGGTCGTCAAGGAGCGCAACGCCGACCGCAACCTGGCCCACAAGAAGAAGGTGCGGGAGCTGCGTGACCGGATCGACCGCATCGAGCACAGCTCGTCGTGGCGTGTCACCCGGCCGCTTCGCTGGGCGAGGTCGAAGGCGTCGAGCCGGTGA
- a CDS encoding glycosyltransferase — protein MTAEPLFSVVAPAGDSTASVLSAAIESVLTQTYDGWELVLVVDASTETAARQAAREHAARDQRVIVVERSADAAAANDGIGAARGAFLAFLDPGDLLTPDALAINAGRIAEHDDVDYLYSDEDWIREDGRLTGAFHKPDWSPERLRSQNYGDHLAVIRTSLVRELGGLREGFGGSESHDLVLRVGEQARRIVHIPEVLYHRRMATGAEIPPSVSDGGCRAVQEHLERVGIEGTVEVVGPGRYRTRRILPPQRRVSIVIPTRGSSSIVWGRHRTLVTHAVRSALAATDHPNLEVVVVYDADTPEEVLAELDEIGGDRLVLVRYDEPFNYSHKVNLGVLASTGDRLVILNDDVEVRHERWLEELLAPLEQPGVGLTGARLLYSSTAIQHVGIACSYGRYMHPFAKTPGELPSPGGTTVVDREVTGVTGACMGLRREVYFEVGGHTEQLRADYNDVDFCYKVSAAGYRILYLAHCELFHFESQTRERIPEPDATRFLRRRWGIPWRDRYTPVYPNLPRPEDRDIALTRDSRARR, from the coding sequence ATGACGGCGGAGCCTCTCTTCTCCGTCGTCGCGCCGGCCGGCGACTCGACCGCCTCCGTTCTGTCAGCCGCGATCGAGTCGGTCCTCACCCAGACCTACGACGGCTGGGAGCTCGTGCTGGTCGTCGACGCGTCGACCGAGACCGCGGCGCGACAGGCGGCCCGTGAGCACGCGGCCCGCGATCAACGCGTCATCGTCGTCGAGCGGTCGGCCGACGCGGCGGCGGCCAATGACGGGATCGGCGCTGCCCGCGGTGCCTTCCTCGCGTTCCTCGATCCCGGCGACCTGCTCACGCCGGACGCGCTCGCCATCAACGCCGGCCGGATCGCCGAGCACGACGATGTCGACTACCTCTACTCCGACGAGGACTGGATTCGCGAGGACGGTCGGCTCACGGGCGCCTTCCACAAGCCTGATTGGTCACCCGAGCGGCTGCGCAGCCAGAACTACGGCGACCACCTCGCGGTGATCCGCACGTCGCTGGTGCGTGAGCTGGGTGGTCTGCGCGAGGGTTTCGGCGGCTCCGAGAGCCACGACCTCGTCCTGCGTGTCGGCGAGCAGGCCCGCCGCATCGTGCACATCCCGGAGGTGCTCTACCACAGGCGGATGGCTACCGGCGCCGAGATCCCGCCGAGTGTGTCCGACGGGGGCTGCCGCGCGGTCCAGGAGCACCTCGAGCGGGTCGGCATCGAGGGCACGGTCGAGGTCGTCGGCCCCGGCCGATACCGCACCCGGCGGATCCTCCCGCCCCAGCGACGGGTGAGCATCGTGATCCCGACCCGGGGGTCGTCCTCGATCGTCTGGGGCCGCCATCGGACCCTGGTCACTCATGCGGTCCGCTCCGCGCTGGCGGCCACCGACCATCCGAATCTCGAGGTCGTCGTCGTCTACGACGCCGACACGCCCGAGGAGGTGCTCGCCGAGCTGGACGAGATCGGCGGTGATCGGCTGGTCCTCGTCCGGTACGACGAGCCGTTCAACTACAGCCACAAGGTCAACCTGGGGGTGCTGGCGTCCACAGGCGATCGGCTGGTCATCCTCAACGACGACGTGGAGGTGCGCCACGAGCGTTGGCTCGAGGAGCTGCTCGCGCCGCTGGAGCAGCCGGGCGTCGGTCTGACCGGCGCCCGCCTGCTCTACTCCAGCACCGCGATCCAGCATGTCGGTATCGCCTGCTCCTACGGTCGCTACATGCACCCCTTCGCGAAGACGCCGGGCGAGCTTCCGAGCCCCGGCGGAACGACGGTGGTCGATCGGGAGGTGACCGGCGTGACCGGTGCCTGTATGGGTCTCCGGCGCGAGGTCTATTTCGAGGTCGGTGGCCACACCGAGCAGCTGCGCGCGGACTACAACGACGTCGACTTCTGCTACAAGGTGTCGGCGGCCGGCTACCGGATTCTGTACCTCGCCCACTGCGAGCTGTTCCACTTCGAGTCGCAGACCAGGGAGCGGATCCCCGAGCCCGATGCCACCCGCTTCCTGCGGCGTCGGTGGGGGATCCCGTGGCGCGACCGGTACACCCCGGTCTACCCCAACCTGCCGCGTCCGGAGGATCGCGACATCGCTCTGACGCGCGACAGCCGGGCTCGTCGTTGA
- a CDS encoding methyltransferase domain-containing protein produces the protein MTGDRHREQPVDERYYEVIKPAGLTEKLMIRARRRMYQDLVDRVRPTSTTRILDIGVSDVLGEGANFLEQTYPHRSQITAAGIGAAPEFQQEFPDIAYHQIVPNEPMPFSDRQFDVAVSNAVLEHVGSPANQQAFVAEALRVADIVFFTVPHRFFPVEHHTKIPFAHWSDSTFRVACRALGKQSWTDPSELILMSERRLHRAVPPAASDAQVGRTGLKLGWFSSNLFLYIDNRSQSTGGTAA, from the coding sequence ATGACCGGAGACCGGCACCGTGAGCAGCCCGTCGATGAGCGGTACTACGAGGTCATCAAGCCGGCCGGCCTCACCGAGAAGCTGATGATCCGGGCCCGTCGACGGATGTATCAGGATCTGGTCGACCGTGTACGCCCGACGAGCACCACGCGCATCCTCGACATCGGCGTGTCCGACGTCCTCGGCGAAGGTGCCAATTTCCTCGAGCAGACCTATCCCCACCGTTCTCAGATCACCGCAGCGGGCATCGGTGCGGCACCGGAGTTCCAGCAGGAGTTCCCCGACATCGCCTACCACCAGATCGTTCCGAACGAGCCGATGCCCTTCAGCGACAGACAGTTCGACGTCGCAGTGTCGAACGCGGTTCTCGAGCATGTCGGAAGTCCGGCGAACCAGCAGGCCTTCGTCGCGGAGGCGCTGCGTGTCGCCGACATTGTCTTCTTCACCGTCCCCCACCGCTTCTTCCCTGTCGAGCATCACACCAAGATCCCATTCGCCCACTGGAGCGACTCGACCTTCAGGGTGGCCTGCCGGGCTCTGGGCAAGCAGTCCTGGACGGACCCGTCAGAGCTGATCCTGATGTCCGAGCGGCGACTGCATCGGGCCGTGCCGCCGGCGGCGTCCGATGCACAGGTCGGACGTACGGGGCTGAAGCTCGGCTGGTTCAGTTCCAACCTCTTCCTCTACATCGACAACCGGTCGCAGTCCACCGGTGGGACGGCGGCGTGA
- a CDS encoding glycosyltransferase, whose product MTAGVNLVGDFSAVHGLAEASRRVVDALVLAGVDVSIVEATSGAPRDPGRRSAALDALPRGRRHPIDLVLLNVNEMVNLTDADLGRYTIGLWYWELLELKSGHIRQYERVDEVWAASDLVAGTFRALGTKPVRMIPAVVPPVEAPALDPRVATLPEGLRVLFTFDANSSVARKNPFGCVAAFAEAFGAEERGSSAHLVVKAMSSERFPGLFDELREAVASVNGTLLSQDLPRPQMDALLASCDIYMSLHRSEGFGLGMAEAMSLGKAVVATAFGGNTSFMTMETAALVGYRMRPIVAEDHEIQPTYEKVYRPGRWWAEPDVSQAAAWLRLLADDPALRREMGARAARHIQEVAGPLAVGRSMAARLEEITGLRRAPASS is encoded by the coding sequence GTGACGGCGGGTGTCAACCTCGTCGGTGACTTCAGCGCCGTGCACGGCCTGGCCGAGGCCTCGCGGCGCGTCGTCGACGCGCTCGTCCTGGCCGGGGTCGACGTGTCGATCGTGGAGGCGACGAGCGGCGCCCCGCGCGATCCGGGCCGCCGCAGCGCGGCCCTGGACGCGCTGCCCCGGGGGCGGCGCCACCCCATCGACCTCGTGCTCCTCAACGTCAACGAGATGGTCAACCTCACCGACGCCGATCTCGGCCGCTACACCATCGGCCTGTGGTACTGGGAGCTGCTCGAACTCAAGTCGGGCCACATCCGGCAGTACGAGCGGGTCGACGAGGTGTGGGCGGCGTCGGATCTCGTCGCGGGGACCTTTCGAGCGCTCGGCACCAAGCCGGTGCGGATGATCCCGGCGGTGGTGCCACCAGTGGAGGCGCCGGCCCTGGATCCGCGCGTGGCCACCCTGCCGGAGGGGCTGCGGGTGCTGTTCACCTTCGATGCGAACTCCAGCGTCGCTCGGAAGAACCCCTTCGGCTGCGTGGCGGCCTTCGCCGAGGCGTTCGGCGCCGAGGAGCGGGGAAGCAGCGCCCATCTCGTCGTCAAGGCGATGTCGAGCGAGCGGTTCCCGGGCCTCTTCGACGAGCTGCGCGAGGCTGTCGCCTCCGTCAACGGCACGTTGCTCAGTCAGGATCTTCCTCGGCCCCAGATGGACGCGCTCCTGGCGTCCTGCGACATCTACATGTCCCTCCATCGCTCCGAGGGCTTCGGCCTGGGAATGGCGGAGGCGATGAGTCTGGGCAAGGCCGTCGTCGCGACGGCCTTCGGTGGCAACACCTCGTTCATGACCATGGAGACGGCGGCACTGGTCGGCTACCGCATGCGCCCGATCGTTGCCGAGGACCACGAGATCCAGCCGACCTACGAGAAGGTCTACCGCCCTGGACGCTGGTGGGCGGAGCCGGATGTCTCCCAGGCGGCCGCGTGGCTACGTCTGCTGGCGGACGATCCGGCGCTCAGGCGGGAGATGGGTGCGCGGGCTGCTCGACACATCCAGGAGGTCGCCGGACCGCTGGCAGTCGGCCGTTCGATGGCGGCGCGCCTCGAGGAGATCACGGGCCTGCGTCGAGCCCCTGCCTCATCCTGA
- a CDS encoding glycosyltransferase family 2 protein, producing the protein MTRSLSSADLADLDIAVVLPAYNEEATIAETIRDFHGALPAARIHIIDNRSSDATAALAAQTLEELGCPGSVLEELRPGKGNAVRRAFVELDADVFVLADADLTYPASDVLPLLEPVVSGRADMVVGDRMSGGHYARENKRSLHNAGNNFIKGTINRLFGADLVDITSGYRVFSRRFVRTYPVIAEGFEIEADLTMHALHHRLRVVELPINYVDRPPGSVSKLRTVSDGARVLFTIAQIVRFYRPLRFFSFAGILIALAGAIAAVPVIQDWFQHNYIYHVPLAILATGLCLMAMLMVAIGFVLDSVAHNERLGFERRWIDTEKRVPADARRRSTS; encoded by the coding sequence ATGACCCGGAGCCTCAGCTCGGCTGACCTCGCCGACCTCGACATCGCGGTCGTACTTCCCGCGTACAACGAAGAGGCGACGATCGCCGAGACAATCCGTGATTTCCACGGGGCACTGCCCGCTGCCCGCATCCACATCATCGACAATCGGTCGTCGGACGCGACGGCGGCCCTCGCCGCGCAGACGCTTGAGGAACTGGGCTGCCCGGGCTCGGTCCTCGAAGAGCTCCGCCCTGGCAAGGGCAATGCGGTCCGCCGCGCTTTCGTCGAACTCGACGCGGACGTGTTCGTACTCGCCGACGCCGATCTGACTTACCCGGCCAGTGACGTGCTTCCTCTCCTCGAGCCGGTCGTGAGCGGCCGCGCCGACATGGTTGTGGGTGATCGCATGAGCGGCGGGCACTACGCGCGAGAGAACAAGCGCTCCCTACACAACGCCGGCAACAACTTCATCAAGGGGACGATCAACAGGCTCTTCGGAGCTGACCTAGTCGACATCACGAGCGGTTATCGCGTGTTCAGCCGACGTTTCGTGCGGACCTACCCCGTGATCGCAGAAGGCTTCGAGATCGAGGCCGACCTGACCATGCACGCACTCCACCACCGACTGCGCGTCGTCGAACTGCCCATCAACTACGTCGACCGGCCGCCGGGAAGCGTGTCGAAGCTCCGGACCGTCTCCGACGGGGCTCGCGTGCTCTTCACGATCGCCCAGATCGTCCGGTTCTACCGGCCCCTGCGGTTCTTCAGCTTCGCCGGCATCCTCATCGCCCTCGCCGGAGCGATCGCTGCGGTGCCCGTGATCCAGGACTGGTTCCAGCACAACTACATCTACCATGTGCCGCTGGCCATTCTGGCCACCGGACTGTGCCTGATGGCCATGCTGATGGTCGCGATCGGATTCGTGCTCGATTCGGTCGCCCACAACGAACGGCTCGGGTTCGAACGACGCTGGATCGACACCGAGAAGCGGGTCCCCGCGGACGCTCGACGCCGCTCGACATCCTGA
- a CDS encoding GDP-mannose 4,6-dehydratase produces MTRALITGITGQDGGYLAEQLLADGIEVFGLAADDGWIPDGVTRLQIDLRSNDEVSRAVADVAPDEVYHLAGLSSVARSWEATELTMDINFLGLVRVVEALREHAPKARIVHASSSEIFTEEVAVQDESTPIRPRNPYGLSKAVAHEAVQYYRDLGVWISSVILFNHESVRRPDTFVTRRITKGVAQIARGAAGPLTLGNIDARRDWGHALDVVRALQLVVRHDHPDDFVIATGVSRSVADFVAAAFAHVGIANWRDHIRVDDDLLRPTDAPDRRGDASKAARELGWTPTISFESMVAEMVDADLARLDQKD; encoded by the coding sequence ATGACCCGCGCGCTGATCACCGGCATCACCGGCCAGGACGGTGGCTACCTCGCGGAGCAGCTCCTCGCCGACGGGATCGAGGTCTTCGGCCTCGCGGCCGACGACGGCTGGATCCCCGACGGCGTGACCCGGCTGCAGATCGACCTCCGGTCCAACGACGAGGTGAGCCGGGCTGTGGCCGATGTGGCACCCGACGAGGTCTACCACCTGGCGGGGCTGTCGTCGGTCGCCCGGTCCTGGGAGGCGACCGAGCTGACCATGGACATCAACTTCCTCGGCCTGGTCCGAGTCGTCGAGGCGCTGCGGGAGCACGCTCCCAAGGCCCGGATCGTCCACGCCAGCAGCTCGGAGATCTTCACCGAGGAGGTGGCGGTCCAGGACGAGTCGACGCCGATCCGGCCGCGCAACCCCTACGGGCTGTCGAAGGCCGTGGCCCACGAGGCGGTGCAGTACTACCGCGACCTCGGGGTCTGGATCAGCTCGGTGATCCTCTTCAACCACGAGTCGGTGCGACGCCCCGACACCTTCGTCACTCGTCGGATCACCAAGGGAGTGGCCCAGATCGCGCGCGGCGCGGCCGGTCCCCTGACCCTCGGCAACATCGACGCCCGACGGGACTGGGGTCACGCACTGGACGTCGTTCGTGCGCTTCAACTGGTGGTGCGCCACGACCACCCGGACGACTTCGTCATCGCGACCGGCGTCAGCCGCAGTGTCGCGGACTTCGTCGCGGCGGCCTTCGCACATGTCGGCATCGCGAACTGGCGTGACCACATCCGGGTCGATGACGACCTGCTGCGTCCCACCGACGCTCCCGACCGACGCGGCGACGCCTCCAAAGCCGCCCGGGAGCTGGGCTGGACCCCGACGATCTCCTTCGAGTCCATGGTCGCCGAGATGGTGGACGCCGACCTCGCTCGGCTCGATCAGAAGGACTGA
- the manA gene encoding mannose-6-phosphate isomerase, class I, translating into MLALDCPTQSYDWGSAEAIPGFQRRRPDGGPVAEVWVGTHPLGTAQFIDSDGERQPLTAAAGELEFMLKVLAAERPLSIQAHPNAGRARAGFEDEEARGIPMASPQRVFKDPYPKPEMVYALSTFDTLVGFRPTAEILRVLMPLGHPTAKALTKQLRDNPGFAGIVRLVEGLLSAPPSAETVEEIVLQCREALEDGIDIKRAYATAVEINAHHPGDVGIIVSLLLNRLTLQPGEAAYLGTGIIHAHLSGLCLEVMVSSDNVLRAGLTSKHVDPAGLVRCLEEGMSRVARVTPQLSGTSTDVFSPTREFALSVTQSSQADPAGAVLPHRGKRLLVCTGGEVALLNARDEMLHLRRGDAAYADEGDGELRIIGTGEVAQAYVPSGAAGRLDDLL; encoded by the coding sequence TTGCTTGCTCTCGACTGCCCGACCCAGTCCTACGACTGGGGCTCAGCCGAGGCGATCCCCGGCTTCCAGCGCCGTCGACCCGACGGCGGCCCCGTCGCGGAGGTCTGGGTCGGCACCCACCCCCTCGGCACCGCGCAGTTCATCGACAGCGACGGAGAACGGCAGCCCCTGACCGCCGCGGCCGGCGAGCTCGAGTTCATGCTCAAGGTGCTCGCGGCGGAGCGCCCTCTGTCGATCCAGGCACACCCCAACGCCGGCCGCGCCCGCGCCGGGTTCGAGGACGAGGAAGCGCGTGGGATCCCCATGGCTTCCCCGCAGCGCGTGTTCAAGGACCCGTACCCCAAGCCGGAGATGGTCTACGCGCTCTCGACCTTCGACACGCTGGTCGGATTCCGCCCGACCGCCGAGATCCTGCGGGTGCTGATGCCGCTGGGGCACCCGACGGCGAAGGCGCTGACGAAGCAGTTGCGCGACAATCCCGGCTTCGCCGGGATCGTGCGGCTCGTCGAGGGCTTGCTCTCCGCTCCCCCCTCGGCGGAGACGGTGGAGGAGATCGTCCTGCAGTGTCGAGAGGCGCTGGAGGACGGCATCGACATCAAGCGCGCGTACGCCACTGCGGTCGAGATCAACGCCCATCACCCGGGGGACGTCGGGATCATCGTCTCACTCCTCCTCAATCGCCTCACCCTGCAGCCGGGCGAGGCGGCGTACCTCGGAACCGGCATCATTCACGCGCATCTCAGCGGACTCTGCCTCGAGGTGATGGTGTCCTCCGACAACGTGCTGCGCGCGGGGCTGACCTCGAAGCACGTCGACCCCGCCGGCCTCGTCCGGTGCCTGGAGGAGGGCATGTCCCGGGTCGCCCGCGTGACACCCCAGCTCTCCGGCACGTCGACCGATGTCTTCAGTCCGACGCGAGAGTTCGCCCTCTCGGTCACCCAGAGCTCCCAGGCCGACCCGGCGGGAGCCGTGCTCCCCCACCGCGGCAAGCGCCTTCTGGTGTGCACGGGCGGGGAGGTCGCCCTCCTCAACGCGCGCGACGAGATGCTGCACCTGCGTCGCGGTGACGCCGCGTACGCCGACGAGGGGGACGGCGAGCTGCGCATCATCGGCACCGGCGAGGTCGCCCAGGCCTACGTACCGTCCGGCGCCGCGGGTCGGCTCGACGATCTGCTCTGA
- a CDS encoding glycosyltransferase — protein MRQHWDERAPERARAILERMGERQRRAAAARIATLIEVLAGGSSTGTAGSGGSDDPTTQIGRLEDLLAPAVPGHLWLARAVLTGRLPTSEQTESMARTARLRGPWAALLSALRVLERTDEPAPVRVAVGTVTCDIHDTSRTDFVSGIQRVVRAVSVRWAEREGVEFVGWTPDLRAMRPLSPVNHARIFGGEVVREDHAPPPEVVVPWAGTHLVPELAGDPNRITRIMALASYAECRVGIIGYDCIPLTTASSVAPGMTGMFARYLASSRNVDRIAAISDAAATEYLGWRGMLAGVREEGPLVKGITLPVAGQTPNEESLAEARRRLGVTSVPMVLVVGSHEPRKNHLAVLHAAELLWREGLRFSLTLVGAASWKAEAFYEAIGDLQGAGRPVQSIRGLPDDQLWAALQLAHCTLFPSLNEGFGLPVAESLAAGTPVITSDFGSTRDIVAPDGVPLGGILIDPRDDQAIVDALRTMLADRETYDRLQAEVSKHDLGSWDDYAAQVWDFLVEDGGRGVRHAR, from the coding sequence ATGAGGCAGCACTGGGACGAGCGCGCGCCGGAGCGCGCCCGGGCCATTCTCGAGCGGATGGGCGAACGACAGCGGCGCGCCGCCGCAGCGAGGATCGCCACGCTGATCGAGGTCCTGGCGGGAGGGTCCTCCACCGGCACCGCCGGATCGGGGGGTTCCGATGACCCGACGACCCAGATCGGTCGGCTCGAGGACCTCCTCGCACCTGCGGTGCCGGGCCACCTCTGGCTCGCGCGGGCGGTCCTGACCGGCCGGCTCCCCACCTCGGAGCAGACGGAATCGATGGCCCGGACCGCCAGGTTGCGCGGTCCCTGGGCGGCACTGCTCTCCGCGTTGCGCGTCCTCGAGCGCACCGACGAGCCCGCTCCGGTGCGGGTTGCCGTCGGCACGGTCACCTGCGACATCCACGACACCTCGAGGACCGACTTCGTCTCGGGTATCCAACGCGTCGTGCGCGCGGTCTCGGTCCGCTGGGCTGAGCGCGAGGGAGTCGAATTCGTCGGGTGGACCCCGGACCTGCGGGCGATGCGTCCGCTGTCCCCGGTCAACCACGCACGGATCTTCGGGGGTGAGGTCGTCCGGGAGGACCACGCTCCTCCGCCCGAGGTCGTGGTGCCGTGGGCGGGCACTCACCTGGTGCCGGAACTGGCAGGCGATCCCAACCGGATCACGAGGATCATGGCCCTCGCCAGCTATGCCGAGTGTCGGGTGGGAATCATCGGCTACGACTGCATCCCCCTGACCACGGCGAGCTCGGTGGCTCCCGGGATGACCGGCATGTTCGCGCGCTACCTGGCGTCGAGCCGCAACGTCGACCGCATCGCGGCGATCTCGGACGCTGCGGCGACGGAGTACCTCGGCTGGCGCGGGATGCTCGCCGGCGTGCGCGAGGAAGGACCGCTCGTCAAGGGCATCACCCTGCCCGTCGCCGGGCAGACGCCGAACGAGGAGTCCTTGGCCGAGGCCCGTCGTCGGCTCGGCGTCACGTCGGTCCCGATGGTGCTCGTGGTCGGTAGCCATGAGCCCCGCAAGAACCACCTCGCGGTCCTGCACGCGGCCGAGCTGCTGTGGCGCGAAGGCCTGAGGTTCTCGCTCACCCTGGTCGGCGCCGCCTCCTGGAAGGCTGAGGCGTTCTACGAGGCGATCGGCGACCTGCAGGGGGCAGGACGGCCGGTCCAGTCGATCCGAGGACTGCCCGACGACCAGCTCTGGGCTGCGCTCCAGCTGGCCCACTGCACGCTCTTCCCCTCGCTCAACGAGGGATTCGGACTGCCCGTGGCCGAGTCGCTCGCTGCCGGCACCCCAGTGATCACGAGCGACTTCGGAAGCACGCGGGACATCGTCGCCCCGGACGGCGTGCCGCTCGGCGGCATCCTGATCGATCCTCGAGACGACCAGGCGATCGTCGACGCTCTGCGGACGATGCTGGCGGATCGTGAGACCTACGACCGCCTCCAGGCGGAGGTGTCGAAGCACGACCTCGGCTCGTGGGACGATTACGCCGCCCAGGTGTGGGACTTCCTGGTCGAGGACGGCGGTCGGGGTGTGCGCCACGCTCGCTAG